In Bacteroidota bacterium, the sequence TCCGCTGTGATGCTCGTCACGGTGATCGTGCCCGAGCCGCCGAGCGCCGTCGTGAACGGCGTGCCCGTCGTCGTAGCTGAGTAGACCGCGACGAATTCCAGGTTGTTTGTGGAGTAGGTACCGGCGGAGAGGCTCATCACGGAGACCGAGATGCTGCTGCCGGTGGCGCTGATGCCGCCGAAGCCGAAGCTCGTGTCGTCCTCGTCGCGCCCGGCAGCGGAGAGCGTGGTGGCCGACCACGAGGCGCCGTCTACGGTGGCGGTGACCCCAGCATTGCCCGTGGACGGCCCGCCGTTGCCGTCGTCGCTGCTGTCGCTGTCGCAGGCGGTGAGCGTGAGCGCAAAGCACGCGCAGAGGAAGAGGGTGGCGAGGTTGCGAAGTGAGTGGATCATGGTCGTGAGGGTGTAGATCGAGGGAACAGAGAAGCGAGGCGCGCCTCAGCGCTGCACGACGAGGCGGCGGGTGACGGCCTGATCGACGTGGACGAGGCGCGCGAGGTAGAGGCCGCTGGGCAGCCTGGCCGTGTCGAGCGGCAGGGCATGCGTCCCGGCTGCGAGCCGCCCGTCGTGAACGAGGGCCACGCGGCGACCGAGGAGGTCGTAGACGGCGAGCGTCACCGGGCCCGCGGCGGCGAGCGTGACGGCGAGCGTTGCCGCATCACGTGCTGGGTTGGGATACGCTTCCAGGGCAAGACCTGCGGGCTGCGGCGTGTCCGCCTCGTTGGCGACAGACCCCACGCTCTGGAAGTAGGTGATCGTCTCCAGGACCGCGTCGGGGTCGTCCTGCGGGAAGGTGTCGCGCCAGAGCACCACCGCCGACTCGCCCTCGCGCGTCACGAAGCCGTAGCCTTTGAGCACGGCATCGCCGGGGCTGTCACCGAGCGGGAAGAGGTCGGTCGTCTGGTCGAGGCGCAGGCGGAGCGCCTGGAACGCCCCGCGCGGCGTGACGAGCGTGCCCCACCCGTCCACCTCGCGCACGATGGTCGAGCGCTGGTTCTCCGAGTCGATCACGCCGAAGTTCGGGACGAAGATCGCCGAGGAGTCGACAAACGACTCCGTCCACATCGCGCCGAGTTCGGTCGGGAAGCGGATCTCGGGCGCGCCGAGGTGATAGCGCCGCGTGACGAGCGTGTCGAGGCTGCCGTCCTGGTCGATGTCGAGGTCGCCGACGGCGAAGCCCGTGTTCCAGCCGCCCTCGGCGTCGAAGCGGTAGTAGAGCGACGACGTGGAGTCGGGCGACTCGTCGAGGTCGCGCCGCGCGCCGAGGCGCAGCACGGTGTTGGTGTTCGCCTCGCCGAACCACGGGTTCTGGAGCCCCTCGAAGTCGAACGGGTCGGCGTCGGGCGGGACGGGGACGAACCTCCTCCGGTCAACGAGTGCCAGCGTCGAGAGCATCGTGACCATGTTCCAGGACTGATTCGCGCCGTCGCTGCGGGCGATCACGCTGAGACCTGTCGTGTCTGGCAGCACGGCGAGGTCGGGCACCTCGCTCTCGAAGTCGTAGGTGAAGGACAGCTCCTCGGTGCCAAAGCGCGCCTCCACGTCGGCGCGGGTGATGGTGATCTGCGCCACAGCGGGCAGCGCGAGCGCGAGGAGGAGAAGCGGTAGCAGGAGGCGCATGGCAGTCGGCGGCTTGGTGTATGAGTCGCCTCCAAACTGCCGGTCCGAGCGCTGCCGTTCAATCGCCCAAGGATGTGAGATTGTGGCCGTTGGCTATCGGCTGGCGGCCATCAGCGTTCGGCCTCAGTCCGTCGGGCGCTGCTTTCTGGACAGACCTCGGGCTCTCTCCTCGCAATCGACGACGGACTACCGACCGCCTCCTACGCCTTTCCCAAGTACTTCAGCGTGGCCTCGGTGCGCGAGCGGACGTGCATCTTCTCGTAGATGTGCCGGATGTGCGTGCGCACGGTGTCGAGGCTGATGTGGAGCGCCTCGGCGATCTCGCGGTAGCGGTGGCCCTGCACGAGCAGGGCGAGGACCTCGCGCTCGCGGCTGGTGAGGTCAGCCTCGTCGGCGGCCGAGCGCGCGGGGCGGTGAAACGTCTCCACGACGCGGCGCGCGATCTGGCTCGACATCGGCGAGCCGCCCTCAGCGAGCATGCGGATATGCGCTAGGAGCTGCGCAGGGGGCATTTTCTTGAGCACGTAGCCGGTGGCTCCGGCCTGGAGCGCGCCGAAAACGTGGTCGTCGTCCTCGTAGACCGTGAGCATCATCACCTGCACGTCGGGCCGGGCCGTCTTGAGGCGGTGCGTGGCCTCCACGCCGTCCATGCCCGGCAGCCCGATGTCCATCAGCACTACCTCGGCGGTGAGCGACGCGGCGTGCTCCACGACGGGCTCGGCCGCGTCGAACGTGCCCACGCAGCGGAAGCCCTCGGAGGCGTCGATGAGGGTGGCGAGCCCCTCGCGGATCTCGGTCCGGTCCTCGATGATGGCGATCTGGATGGGCGTTGGCACGGCAGAGACGGTTGAGTGGCTATGGGCAAGGTCTGGGTGCCGCGCCGTCCATGCAATCGCATGAGGGTGTGAGAGTGGACAGAGAGTATAGGCGTGTGCAGGTATGGGCGTGTGCAGGTGCTCGTTCTCACCCATGTACATCCACTCGCCCGTGTACATCCATCCTCACACTTCGACCGGCAGTGGCGCTGCGAGACGAATCCGCGTGCCTGCACCCAGCTCGCTCTCCACCGTGAGGGCCCCGCCGATCTCCTCGGCGCGCTCGCGCATGTTGCCCAGCCCGTTGCCGAACCGCCGCCCCGACGCGAATCCTTGCCCGTCGTCCTCCACCGTCAGCGTCAACGCTTCCCCCGTCACCGTCACTGTCACCGTCACCCGCTGCGCCCCAGCGTGCTTCACCAGGTTGTGCACCGCCTCGCGCAGCACCAAGAACACGTTGCGCCGAAACTCCGTCGTCACCGAGCGCGGGGGTACCGACTCAGGAAAGCGCAGCACCACGTCGAGGCCGGTCGGCTCCAGCGCTTGGGCGGCGCTCTCGCGGAGGTAGGCCACGAGGTGGTCGAGGCGGTCGTTGCGCGGGTTGAGCGCCCACACGATCTGGCCGATCGCGTCGAGCGTGGCGCGCGACGTAGCGGCGATCTGCTGTAGGCGACCTGCGGCAGCCGGGGGTAGCGCGGCCGGGGCGCCGTCACCGCCGGGCGACTCGTTGTGGTGGGGCTGCGCCGCGTGGAGTTGGGCAAGCTCGGAGAGGATGGCGATCTCGGTGAGGCTCGCGCCGACCTCGTCGTGCATGTCGCGCGAGATGCGGGCGCGCTCCCGCTCCAAGGCCTGCTGCGCCTCCATCTGCGCCAATCTCCGCTGGTAGGCGCGGTGCGAGAACGACCACGCCACGAACGCCACGAGCCCGACGAGCGCTATGCCGAGGAGCAACTGGAACCACACGGTCTGCCAGAACCACGGCGCGACGATGACGGGCACGGCGACGCCCGTCTCGTTCCAGACGCCGTCCTCGTTGGCCGCCCGCACGCGGAAGGTGTAGCGCCCGGGCGGGAGGTTGGTATAGGTCGCGCGGCGCTGGTTGCCCATCGGCACCCAGGCGTCGTCCCAGCCCTCCATCTGGACCGCATACTGGTTGCGATGCGGGTTGGTGAAGGCGAGCGCGGCGAACTCGAACGCAAACGTCGAGACATCCGGCGCGATGCGAACCGGGGCACCGGCGACGTGGCGCTCGGTCATGGTGCTGTCTTGGGTAGCTCGGTGCAGCGCCGTCACCACGATCGGAGGCGGGTGCGGGTTGAGCCGGACCGCCTCGGGGTGGAAGGCCGTCACACCGCGGTCCCCGCCGAAATAGAAGGTGCCGTCGCGGCCCACCGCAGCGGCATGCCGGTTGAACTCGACGTTGCCGACCCCGTCCGCCAACGCATAGGCCCGGAAGGCGGGCACTTGCCCCTCGTCGTAGCGGGCGAGGCCTCGGTTGGTGGACACCCAGAGCGTGCCGTCCTCAGCTTCGAGGAGGGTATACACCGTGCTGCTCGGGAGCCCGTCGGCCGTCGAGAACTGCACGAAGCCGTCGGAGCCGGGGTCGCGCCGGGCCAGCCCACTCTGCGTCCCGACCCACAGCTGCCCCTTACGATCGAGGTGCAACGCCACGGTAGCGTCGTCGGGGATGGACGTGGGATCGCTCGCCCGATGGCGATACACCTCGAAGGCGTCCGCCTGCATGTCGTAGAAGAGCAAACCGTCCGTCGTAGTGATCCACGCGCCACCCGGCACGGTCCGTACCTGCTGGAGCCCCATGGACTCCTCGGGGAGCGGTGTCACGGCAACGGTGCCGTCAGGATGACGCCGGTGCAGCCCGCCAGGATAGCCATACCAGAGCGTGCCCGCCGCGTCGAGGTGCAGACCCATGGCGCTACTTCCCCAGGCATCGTGGAGAGGGCCTGCATGCCGGATGCGGCTGATTTCGCCC encodes:
- a CDS encoding DUF6252 family protein — its product is MIHSLRNLATLFLCACFALTLTACDSDSSDDGNGGPSTGNAGVTATVDGASWSATTLSAAGRDEDDTSFGFGGISATGSSISVSVMSLSAGTYSTNNLEFVAVYSATTTGTPFTTALGGSGTITVTSITAERVRGTFSFTASNGSGGTVTVTNGEFDVAFLD
- a CDS encoding T9SS type A sorting domain-containing protein, which produces MRLLLPLLLLALALPAVAQITITRADVEARFGTEELSFTYDFESEVPDLAVLPDTTGLSVIARSDGANQSWNMVTMLSTLALVDRRRFVPVPPDADPFDFEGLQNPWFGEANTNTVLRLGARRDLDESPDSTSSLYYRFDAEGGWNTGFAVGDLDIDQDGSLDTLVTRRYHLGAPEIRFPTELGAMWTESFVDSSAIFVPNFGVIDSENQRSTIVREVDGWGTLVTPRGAFQALRLRLDQTTDLFPLGDSPGDAVLKGYGFVTREGESAVVLWRDTFPQDDPDAVLETITYFQSVGSVANEADTPQPAGLALEAYPNPARDAATLAVTLAAAGPVTLAVYDLLGRRVALVHDGRLAAGTHALPLDTARLPSGLYLARLVHVDQAVTRRLVVQR
- a CDS encoding response regulator transcription factor — encoded protein: MPTPIQIAIIEDRTEIREGLATLIDASEGFRCVGTFDAAEPVVEHAASLTAEVVLMDIGLPGMDGVEATHRLKTARPDVQVMMLTVYEDDDHVFGALQAGATGYVLKKMPPAQLLAHIRMLAEGGSPMSSQIARRVVETFHRPARSAADEADLTSREREVLALLVQGHRYREIAEALHISLDTVRTHIRHIYEKMHVRSRTEATLKYLGKA
- a CDS encoding two-component regulator propeller domain-containing protein; this encodes MPTDSFSGSCAMYGGIRWISLFVVLAVGWGTGRAVAQGPVVQASGQTSGTEGEAWTPRFERAHDVEPYLPQSSVYDILEDRRGFLWFGTREGLGRWDGYTMRTWRFEPFDVASLPGNQVRQIEEDAHGDLWVRAERTDRSPVGVARLVGPDHERVERYGHHYAALFVGPDGEAWLADSTFLWRFDRTAGQFAVVRDRLTPHRADDGWSLSGGAVWVGTPQGIEQYTPTADGGYGASSFVRADRTWWSSEDLLFKPFNALAEDAGGRVWVGGVHLGYVEEGRMVTLETPSPNVAGSETGLDIIDMIPTPEALWLATLDGVYHFDLATQTFTRFSLRLPGDIATQNWVTALHRDRTGTFWAGTVWGLHRASPFISPFRLFAHNPDDPNTIGSGIVLSVEEDPAGALWVGTLGGGLNRIGPAGSVTRYRHEPDDPRSLWQDWVWSVEADADTVWVGTGGGLNAIPLDEPGEISRIRHAGPLHDAWGSSAMGLHLDAAGTLWYGYPGGLHRRHPDGTVAVTPLPEESMGLQQVRTVPGGAWITTTDGLLFYDMQADAFEVYRHRASDPTSIPDDATVALHLDRKGQLWVGTQSGLARRDPGSDGFVQFSTADGLPSSTVYTLLEAEDGTLWVSTNRGLARYDEGQVPAFRAYALADGVGNVEFNRHAAAVGRDGTFYFGGDRGVTAFHPEAVRLNPHPPPIVVTALHRATQDSTMTERHVAGAPVRIAPDVSTFAFEFAALAFTNPHRNQYAVQMEGWDDAWVPMGNQRRATYTNLPPGRYTFRVRAANEDGVWNETGVAVPVIVAPWFWQTVWFQLLLGIALVGLVAFVAWSFSHRAYQRRLAQMEAQQALERERARISRDMHDEVGASLTEIAILSELAQLHAAQPHHNESPGGDGAPAALPPAAAGRLQQIAATSRATLDAIGQIVWALNPRNDRLDHLVAYLRESAAQALEPTGLDVVLRFPESVPPRSVTTEFRRNVFLVLREAVHNLVKHAGAQRVTVTVTVTGEALTLTVEDDGQGFASGRRFGNGLGNMRERAEEIGGALTVESELGAGTRIRLAAPLPVEV